The nucleotide sequence CTAAGCTAACTGACGAGGGGGTTATGGTCACCCAAGCAACCTCAACTGCGTACAGCTTCAGGTGCTTCGTAAGCATAGCTAAAACTGCGGCCACTTCATTCCCAATTGCTAGAGCCTACAGAGCCTGGATCCCTTCATATGTCTCCGAGTGGGGGTTTGTTATAGGCTCTAGGGTTCACGACCCAGCTGAGCTCGACGTGGAAACTATCGCGAAAAGAATTAGCGTGCGCAAAGTAAAGCCGCTTAGATTTTACACAGCTAAGCTCCACCGCCATCTCTTCATCCACCCTAAGCACATTGAGGAGGCCTTAGAGAGAGAAGGAGAGGTAATAAGAGATGGGGCGCCCGTGTTCATGCCCGCTTAGTTAAGACGCTATCGAGAACACGCTTATAAAACACGTCCGCTTCCTATCATTAGCCCCGGTAGCTCAGCTAGGTAGAGCGGCAGCCTCGTAAGCTGTTGGCCGCGGGTTCAAATCCCGCCCGGGGCTTATTAGTTACTGAGGTCCTTTTCCTACATGGCCTTTATCAGTTACGCGAGAGTTATGTAATTAAATATATGTAACACGAGGCTTAGGTCTTAGGCAGCCCACGTTGAGCCGGGCGTGACGGCTAGCTAACGATGGTGGCTCGTGTCAAGGCCTCATGAGGAACAATATTAGTAGCCTGAGGTATGGAGCCGAGGCTATGGGCTACGCTTACTTAAACTCCTTCCATCCATACGCAAAGCTGCAAGCACGGTCGTCGCTGAAAAGCCCAAGATTAAGCAGGCCTTTAAGGCTCCTCCTCCCCATCCTTAAAGGTGGTGAGCGTGCCGTATATTAAGCCAGAGAAGAGGCCAGGGCTAGATAGAATAATTGAGCAGATAGTGAAGCACTTTGAAGAAGTCGAAGATAAAGATAGGGACGGCCAGCTAAGCTACCTATTTACTAAGACGTTGAAGTCTCTGTACAGGCCGTCTTACTTTAACTACGAGAGGATAATAGGTTTGTTAGAGTGTATACAGCATGAGTTCTATAGAAGATGGGTGGGCCCTTACGAGGACGCTAAAATGAAAGAGAACGGGGATATTTAGGCCTGCCTTCTTACTAAGCCATTCCACATAAACCTGTGGAGCTGAGCGCTCAGCGAAGTAAAGCCTAAGCCGCTCTCAGTGATGCTAGCTTAGCCCTTAGCTTTTTATCCACAACCCCCTCAACGCGATGTCCTCAACAAGCATCTCAGCTGCGCGACAAGTCCTCGACTTACACGCATTAGCCATACATAGTCGACGCGCTCGTGGCCGCAGCGGGAAAATAAGCTATAAACTCTAGGTGGCTATCTCTAGAGCGCCTGTTATGGAGCTCGTAGGCGGCATTCTCTGCGGGGGGCTTGGCAAGCGCTTAAGGCCTTTAACAGACAACATACCCAAGTGTTTAATTGAAATCAAGGAGGGCTACACCATCTTAGAGCATCAACTAAATAAGCTCAAGAACGCTGGTATTGAGCACGTCTATCTGATGGCTGGCTACCTCCATGAGAAGATACGAGAGCGGTTTGGAGATGAGTGGAAAGGGGTTAGGATAGAATATTTAGTTGAAGATAGGCCTAGGGGGACGCTGTATGCTATTAACAGCCTCTTAGACGCTATGAAGGAGGGCAGCGCTGCCATAGTTATGAATGGAGACGTAGTTAGCGACGTGAACATTAGGGAGATGGTAAGAGGATGGGTGGAGGGGACCGTGTCGATGTTTATTACTCCGCTGACTTCTCCGTATGGCATTATCGAAGTCACCCAGGACAACAAAGTGGTCTCCTTCCACGAGAAGCCGAAGCTACCATACTACATTAACGGCGGAGTCTACGTAATACCTAAGAACCTGGAGAAGCACTTTAAGGCGTACACTGAAGGAGACGTTGAGAGGCTAGTCTTCCCTAAGCTAGCCCGCCTAGGGCTATTGAGGAGCTACCGTGAAGAGGACTCGTTCTGGCAATCCGTAGACTCTTTCAAGGACCTAGAGGCCGTCAGGGAGGAATACCGCAATCGCTTAGATACTCCGTGGGGATACGAAAAGACAATAACTTCCACTGAGGAGTACGTAGTG is from Candidatus Nezhaarchaeota archaeon and encodes:
- a CDS encoding spermidine synthase, encoding KLTDEGVMVTQATSTAYSFRCFVSIAKTAATSFPIARAYRAWIPSYVSEWGFVIGSRVHDPAELDVETIAKRISVRKVKPLRFYTAKLHRHLFIHPKHIEEALEREGEVIRDGAPVFMPA
- a CDS encoding sugar phosphate nucleotidyltransferase, translating into MELVGGILCGGLGKRLRPLTDNIPKCLIEIKEGYTILEHQLNKLKNAGIEHVYLMAGYLHEKIRERFGDEWKGVRIEYLVEDRPRGTLYAINSLLDAMKEGSAAIVMNGDVVSDVNIREMVRGWVEGTVSMFITPLTSPYGIIEVTQDNKVVSFHEKPKLPYYINGGVYVIPKNLEKHFKAYTEGDVERLVFPKLARLGLLRSYREEDSFWQSVDSFKDLEAVREEYRNRLDTPWGYEKTITSTEEYVVKVVHVMKGYSTPLHLHKQGRETIYVVKGEGVVKLGGGDLYVKANDVVKVEPSVPHSITALEPLLIHNYSSPHLE